GCGTTTCTTTACTAATAATGATGGTGGTGTGTTGGGGACTGACTGTAAAATGCTCAAGTTTAATCTGTACGCGTTTTAGGGGATATGGCTGTACCAGATTGCTTTTCTCTGATATAATTTTTGTCTGTGATTCTCTCAGCATCTGTAATATTAGGAAATGAAGAGAATAATCCGATTTTGATACGACATGGGTTGAGTCTTTTTGGATGGTTTAGTACCACCATATATGCCTCTTGGGTCTTAGTGACATTATTATTTCATGTGATATATAGCTTCTCGCAGAGAGGGGAGAACTTCCAACTAAATTTGGCTCGGCAACACTGGGCATACTTTTATTCCAGGTTCtcaatttcattttctttatcccttgtttcatgtattttcttatttttctaaatatttcTTATCATGCTCTTGCTTTCCCTTTTTTCCCCCTGAACTGGCTGGGTTGGTCTTACTCAATTCGTCATAACATTTGAAGTCTGTAACCCTTTTTTTGGTCGTATCACGCATATTTGTAGGACATTGCAGTTGTCCCCCTTCTCGTTGTATTGCCGGTGTTGGAAAGCCAGGTAGTTTAAATACTTATTCTTCCAAGCATCCTGACGCTGCTACTCAACTTATACTGGCACTTCAATCTGTATAATCTGCAGAATTTCGCGCAAGAAAGTATTTGGCCAATGCTAGCTGAAGCAAGTTTAAAAGCTTTAGGTGGACTAGGTCTGCTTTCTCTAGGAGGAAAATATTTTCTGAGGCGGGTTTTTGAGGTCTGCATTAGCGTGGTTTGAGGAGAATAAATTTTCAGATGCATTTTTGTATATGCTGTAGTTGTTGAATCTTGGTTGTTCATTGCAGGTTGTTGCGGATACTAGAAGTTCAGAAGCTTTCGTTGCTCTCTGCTTGCTGACTGTTTCTGGGACATCACTTATAACACAAAAATTGGGCTTCAGTGACACGGTTTGATTTCGTATCTTTTGTGAACTGATGGATAAGACTGATATAAACATAGTTGTCAAgttgaatatttcaaattttatttcggGTATATATGTTGACATTTTGATAGATTCTGAGACAAGGTAGATGTAagcatattattttgttttgcacCATATTTTTATAAACAATTCTGAACCTTATAGGTAGATGTGATTATGATTTTGGGGGAGAGGTTTGTGTAATTTGGTCCCGAAGCATGGGAAATAGATGTATTGTTCATATATTCATTTGCAGCTAGGAGCTTTTCTAGCTGGGGCTCTTCTAGCAGAAACAAACTTCCGCACACAAATTGAAGCTGACATTAGGCCATTTAGAGGATTACTTCTTGGGTTATTTTTTGTGACGACTGGGACTTCTATCGACACACAGGTATTTATTTGTCTTGTCAGTTTTCACCAGCTTAGATTTTATCGTTACATTCTCGAGCAAAGGATCGTGTTATAGGTTGATTGATGAGGAAATCTGAAGATTCCAGATTCCCCTTCTTCTTATTAGATTTTCTACCCTTGTGACCAACCATATAAAATGTGACGAGGCTCGATTTAAGAGAACCTCAAGATCTCAACACTTTTGTTTGGAAAATATTTGATAACTTTTAGTCAAGGCAAAATGAACATAAATACAAGAGAGTCCTAGACCACCAAACGCTAAAGAAGATAAACATCAAATCTGAAAAACAAAACCAATCCTAAATGCCAAGTcctatcaaaattcaaaataaattgatatgTGAAAATCCAAATCCTTGAGCTTGAAACGGCCATGGTTGTTGCCTCTGGTAAACTTGGATTCCTGGACTTCCTCGCTTTCCTGGATCGTTGCGGTGCTTGTGACATCACCCACGCCTTGAGTACGGTGGTTGTCTGCAAACACGAGGCGGGAAACACTGCACGAATAATGAAGCATCTTCCCAAGAAGCTTCAGCTGGTGATAAACCGTGCCAATGGATCAGCAATTCCATCCTGCCTTTGTGAACATGCTGGTCAAGGATCACCTAAGGAGTAGGAAGGGTCTCGCCTGGATGGAGAGAGGCAAGCGTGGGCTCGCTGGACTCAATCCCAAGGAAAGGCTTCAGGAACAACTGGTGGACTCCAGAAGTTCCCGCTTATAAGAGACTGAACCAACACATGCCAACACCTTATAAGGCCCATAGAACCTGGGAGATAACTTCCGATTAGCTCATGCGGACAAACTCAGATGGCGGTAAGGCTGAAGTTTCAATAAAACCAAATCATCCACATCAAAGTGCAACTCCCGGTGGTTGCTGTCGTATTGCACTTTCATATGGTTTTGTGCATGCAACGACTGATACCTTACATCTTGCAGCACCTCATCCCGAAAGAGTGACACATGATCCACAGCCTCTAGGCGAGCAATACCTAGGCAATATGATAACAGTCGAGGTGGCTGTCGGCTGAAGAAGACCTCAAAATGTGAAGCCCACAAAGTAGAGTGAAAGCTCGTATTGTAGCAATATTCAGCCCAAGCGAGCCACTCCACCCACTTCTTCATGTAATCAATCACATGTAAAGCACCATAGATACATCTCTAAAACTCTATTAACAACCTCTGTTTGCCAATCCGCTTGTGGGTGGTAAGAAGAACTGGAGCAAAGCTTGGAACCTTGCAACCGATTTCCAAAAAGAACTCATAAAAGTAACATCCCTATCGCTGACGGGATTCGGGCAGCCTGTGCAGTTTAAATGCATTGTCAAGGAAGATTCTGGCCACCGAAGCAGCCGTATAAAGGTGTGGCAGGGCAATAAAATGTGATCGATCAACGACGACGAAGAGCACATTTTTCCCATGAGAAGAGGGAAGACTTTCGACAAAAACCATTGAAATATCCGCTCAAACCTGATGTGGGATAGGTAGGGGTTGCAGGAGCCCCGACAGCTGAAGTTGTTCAGCTTTATTCCGTTGGCAAACAAGGCAAGTGGCAATGAAGTCCATCACATGCTGCCACGTACCCGCCTAGTTGAAATCATGAGCCACCCTCTGTAAAGTTTTGATACCCATCATGGCATGAATTGTGGACAAAAGCAGTAATACGAGTTATCAAAGGCGAAAGCTTTTGCAGAAAAATCCGATTTTTATACAGAGACCGAAAAATTTATGTGGTTCGGCCATAAAGGTCTATATCAACGACAAAATGTCTAGAGGGTTGACTATATTAATCCTCTCTTAATTTAGAATGCATTTCACTTAATATCAAATCTGGTGCCAAAATATATTCTGTAACTACCTTTACCTTTACGTAATCTTCTTCTCAAATGTTATTTTCACCACGCTTTTGTCCTTTAGAAAGTTGGTAACATGTTTTACAATTGTACTTGTTTTGTGCAGCTTCTTATCCGAGAATGGCCAAATGTATTTTCACTCTTGGCGGGGTTGATAACTGTCAAGACATTGATTATAACAGCAATAGGTCCACGAGTTGGATTAACTCTCCAAGAGAGTGTAAGGATAGGTTTGCTTCTTTCCCAGGGAGGTGAATTTGGATTTGTTGTTTTCTCTTTAGCAAACAGGTTTGTGACTTTTCTAGATTGAGTGCAATGTTCTTTATTTGGGTTTCCTATTACAGGCTAACTTTTACACACTTCCATAGGCTTGGTGTGCTGCCACTAGAGCTGAATAAACTTCTCATAATTGTTGTTGTTCTGTCTATGGCACTGACCCCCCTACTCAATGAAGTAGGAAGAAAGGCAGCTGATTTTATTGGTGAAAAGTTTGAAAATGAGAGTGTAAGTCTCTGAAAAGCattgaattttatatatagCAACTATAAAGGATGGGGCTAAATTATAAAATGTACACCTGTTAGGCTGCTTCAGAAATGGAAGGAGAGCGGAAAAATATAGTAATTTGATTAATGAACGAAAATGAAATAAGACATTTAAGATAACTTTTCCCAGAGTAAGTCTCTTTTGTACTCCCTCGCACTAGCTACTAATATAAAATGGAATATTCTCAATCAATAATCAACTTCCTCTCTCCCTTCTCTAATATGTTATCTGCTCACCCCTTTCCCACGTAAATTCACTCTTGGGCCTTAGGCCTTCTTTTATATAGTATAATGGGCTTTGATTTAATATCATAATCCCTAACACCACCACAATAATTAACATGGTTCAATTAGATAGCGAAGTTAATTTGTACCTAAAATAACTATCTTGTGTTGTAAACATCCACACTGGCACAAAGTCTCGATGGAGAACACTTGGTGGAATGATTAGCTAAAGGACAAGGCCACTTCTTTGTATCTTTCATTAGTGCATTTTTAGGCAATCTACAAGGTGTGACATCCTGATCTATGAATGCTAAGACAGctttgtttttctcttgttACTTCAATTTCTTAAAAACAAATCTATctgaaatatttaaataatacttttgagTTATTGACTGAAGCATTATGATGATGCAGAAAACCGATGACTCAGTAAATTTTAATGCCAGCGAACCTATTGTTATTGTTGGATTTGGACGAAAAGCTCAGGTACAGCAGTTTATAAACTATTTGTTCAGCTTAACCGCATTAGTTGATTTTGATCGACAATTTCTCGTGTTCAAGGTTCTTGCCAATTTCTTATCCACTCCATTGGCTTCTGGGATAGATGGTGTTGCAGGATGGCCTTATGTTGCTTTTGATCTTGACCCTTCCATTGTGAAGGTAAGTGTTAAGAAAATCACATGagaatgaaaaatcagtttttgCAAGGAATAAAAAATGTTATGAAGGTTTAGGTGTAGTGCTTACTTGTTTAGTTTTGTGTAGCACACTACTGATAGTGCTGGTGTTATATCGCGTGTTTTTCGCTCACAAGCACATGATGTCAAGTTTTAGTATATGATAAGTAGAGTATCGTTCTTACAAAGAATGAATAATTGATATTACACTAAATATATGAAATGAATCTGAACTTAATCCTATTTATAGCTTCAATGATGTAGGATAATCGATTACTAAAATTTTGCAAGAAACATATTATGGATTTGCAAACGAAGATCAACTAGAGAGAGAATTCTAGATGTGCGATATCACTCGACCTTCCACCATGTTTAGTTTCTAACAGCATGTCCACTACAAACTCTTCAAATTTATTAGCCAAGAATTCACAAAATGATCTATTCTTTTTCCCAAGTGATGAATAGAATTTAATTATCTAATATCGATTCTAATATTCCTATTAacaatcaaatattaaataacatGAACAAAACAATAATTCCTTCAAAGGCTTCAATGGAATTATAGGCCTTCTGATTTGGTCATTCTTCAGCCCTTCCTTCTCTCTTTTCCTTCCATTTTTCAATGCCTTTCTTTGTCATTTATGCCACAAGTATTTAGTTGTTGCCTAGTTTCCTACAAACGATAAAAAAGACAGCAAAACTCATAACACCGctcaagaaataaaaaaaatctaagttAAATACATGCAATAGAAATACGataaattgcacttatcaaatATCACAAACTTAGACTTTTGCTAGTCCCAAGCAAgacaaaataatacaaaaacaaagaaatagaAAGCCTACGAATCAAAATacgagaaaacaaaataaagtcGTGAAATACAGTGAAAGAAACAAGCCTCAGAGATCTAACGTTTGAATCTTCCATCGAGTGTTCATCAGTTCTCGCTCAAAATTTTGTATGTGTGTGTGATATGCCAATCCTATCCAACCAATCCAACACCCGGATATAATCATGCAACTGATGAACTTCACAAACTCCTAAATTCCATCACGTAACTCACGTTTCTAACCACCGTCTTCCAAGTTCAATCCTTACTTACACAGATGAAAATGACTTTCCGGGTGAACATTGGGTTCAAAGTATCATCCAAGTCAAGTCAAATATACCCAACAATAATTCAATACATCaggatgtgtgtgtgtgtgtgtgtgtgtgatttgaTCAAGATCCATACTTATCGAGAGTGTCTCTCGAGCATCCATTGAATAGGTTTGATCGATAATCACAGGCCCAAACAATTTCAATAAATGCCTAAATCATCTCTGTGCTCGTAAAAAACTACCTAGCATCAAAAGGCAGTCACAGAgtatttaagaatttatttgtcTATTTAGAATCACCGAAGTCACACAACTGTTCTCTAAGTGTTACGGCTGGCGGATGGTCATGGCTGACGTGcataaaaaatgtgaaaaatttaGGAACACTCCTACATTCAGTTGTGTGACTCGCTTTTCTCATCATTGGCCACAACTATCACTTCTTCCACCTTATGGACTCAGCAGTTTTTCTTATCAGTGATCTCTCACTCGGCCATTGGTAGTTGTTGATAGTCATTTGCTCGAGCATCTCACATGCAACCTCAGGCGGCCATTGGTAGTTGTTGATAGTcttctgatttttcttttctttctcgcTGCAGTGTAGGCGCGGTGGCGCGCCTGTTTTTGAGAGCAGGGGTGCCTTTAAAGTGTCATGGGTGCGCCTCTTGTTCTGATTTGGTCATTCTTCAGCCCTTCCTTCTCTCTTTTCCTTCCATTTTTCAATGCCTTTCTTTGCCATTTATTCCACAAATATTTAGTTGTTGCCTAGTTTCCTACAAACACAACAAAACACATAACACCGCTCAAGAAATAACAAAAATCCAAGTTAAATACATGCAATAGAAGTGCaataaattgcacttatcaTGTTACAACCACCGAAATCATCAAGAATGGAGAATAGAAGATTTAAGGCATAAGCTGCAATATAATTgcatatatagataatatttcTCAGGTTTGCCTCTCTACAAGGATTAAAACCACAACGTAGCAAAAGCTAGTTCAACCCTCAAAATATAGAATAACTGATGCCCAAACCCTAGCTAACtcccatttttttaatatataatttccaTTTCCTCTTCCCCAATTCACCTTTTCTAGAACTCTCTTCTACTTGATTCTTGACTAATCAGATCCCACTAAATTTAGGTTCCTAACACCTAGCGATAATTTTAATGGAATCAAATCTTAGTTGTTCTTTTCTTGGGAAAtgtttcaaattaatatttgaaaagttGATTATGTTTGAATTTTGTACATTTTCCCTGAATCTTAAACTTATTTGCTCCatgttcaaaaaaaatttatcttatGATCTGATTAAAAgtttcattttttgttttttaccaTGATAGGCATCTAGAAAACTTGGTTTTCCAGTCCTTTATGGCGATGGCTCCCTTCCAGCAGTTTTGCAGTCTGCTGGTATCGGTTCCCCCAAAGCTGTGATGGTCATGTATACAGGGAAGAAGAAAACATCCGAGGCTGTTCAGAGGATCCGTCTCGCCTTCCCTGGGGTAAATTAATCTGTATTTCAAACAATCCATTGTATTCTTACTCAAAAAAAAGCAACAAATGAGAGTAGGTAGGCCAGACCCAAAATATTTTAGGAAGTGGGAGGGAATTGCGTGTGGCTTgctaatttgaaatttgaaactaCCGAAGGAACAGAATAGCCAATTCACTTGGTCATGTGTGGAAGGTGAAAAATAATCCATATTCTTAATTGCGTGTGGCTTGCTAATTAGTTATCTATTAATCGTGAAGATTGGCATGTCACACAGAAATTTACTCGAAGGCTTTACCAAGCTTATAGGTTTTGTTTAGTACATTTGTAACATTTGGCATAACAGGTTCCTATATATGCTTGGGCTCGGGACATGATGCACCTCTTAGATTTGAAGAAAGCGGGTGCAACTGATGCAATTCTTGAAAATGCAGAGGTATCCTGATCTCAATATTTAATAAGGAACGTTTTAGAATGATAAAGTGTTCAGActggttttatttatttttgcagTCAAGTTTACAGCTGGGCTCTAAGCTTTTGAAGGGACTCGGTGTTATGTCTGATGATGTTAGCTTTCTGAGCCAGCTTGTACGAGATTCGATGGAATTACAAGCTCAAGACGCGTTAGAAAGGACTAATGATCCAAAGGTGAATGTCATGAAGCCATTGCAGGTACTTAATCACTTGAACACACATCACAGCTATCTTGCATATGCTCAAACTTCTAGAAGAAGTTGTTCTAACATGATATCAGAGGGCGGAGGTTTCAATTTCAGAACTAGTGTGCAAATCCCTTTTATATTCGGTTGAATTGGTTTTTGGATGATTTTTCTGGGTTTTTTCGCACAACACCTGATTGACATCCACGCATATGCCGTAAATATTAAGTTTGAACATACATTCCCTGGTCTCCGACTTATACGCTAAGGAGCATTTCAAGTGTAAAAGTTTACCGATCATCTTTCATAGCTTGAGCTTTTGGGAAATCTGGTTCTAGAAACACTCCTagtttttttgaatattttcccCTTAAAACTTTGCAAGGATGGCAGTTTCTGATGTATTATTGTGCTATTACTTTTGTATACAAGCTTAACGCACGAATTTTCAACGAGACTTGATTGTTTTTGAAAGGTGAGAGTGGTGGACTCAATGGGAGCACCTCCCTATTCTAATGAAGATGAACCACAGAGAATTAAACGAGCCAATGAAGACATCACATTGGACTCACCCACGACTACAAATCAGTCTTACAACAGCGAGCTTGACTTGAATGATGAAGAAGCTAAAGGCGTCTTATACTGTGAAATTGATGCAGAAAACAATACGCAATCTCTCATCGACGGAGTTGACATGAAGAATCCAGTAGGTGTTACCAGTGAGGATACTTAGTGGTTTCTGAGGCATGTCTAAACGTGAAATCATTGATGTTCCCGTTGGAGGTGTGTAATCAGTAATTAGGAGGAGGCTGGAAATACGAAATTTTGCTGAATTCATTAATTTTTGTTACCAAAATACATTGAAATCCTGCCTTAATCCAACAAAGTATTTTGACTCTGTTCATATCTGTTCATCACAACTCTTCTGGGCccataacaaaaataatcaattcttttcatatatatatatatatatatatatatatataaacgaaAACaaaagaattgatatttgatcaAGTAATTGAACTTAAGCACATGAGGTTTTTATGCTTTAAATTATGTTTGTCCTTAATGTTTGATTAAAAccgctaatttatttatttgtgattatatatttgcaaataaaattttgattttgaacttCTATTTGAGGTAAGCAttgatataaattaatttatttgagtatttgaatgtaaattatgaatttatcacAATCTTGCGTATCgagtttatgattaaaatgctTAATTATGTTTCCATGTATTATtagttattcttattattttattttatgcaaataataatcataacaatacttaaaaatataataattactattgttcactacaagaaaaatgattttccgcagcacgtcatcaacggcatgcattaaaagcacgctgcgaatattacttttaacggcgtgcactcatatgtgcgctgttgatattattgcacttgacagtattaacggcgtgcattactatccgcagcgcgcgtttatgtgtgccgttaaaaaattatataaacgacagcgTGCATGTAAATGTGTGCcgttaatatttagcgacgattttttgaaaatcgacgcaatatttatattagcgacggttcaatACAATCGTCGcaaattcaaattagcgacagttatattATAACCGTctctaatagcgacggtataagtacgtcgctattagcgacaaacTAACAACTGTCGCCACTGGCGACAGTTTAatacaaaaccgttgctaagAGCGACGGTAAaaccaaaaccgtcgcaaattgtctttaAATATCACCAGTCGAACCATTTCCTAccacaccacttcataacacttaaaatttttctctcttaagcAATTTAAgtttcgatttaaggtacgtttttttatttcaattttttgtaaattttaagtgttagttaagatgaatattgttaatatagtgtacgtttttttaagatttattaaattataaacgtaatttttttttattgtaataacaagtttagcgacggatttggcATAAACCGCTATGACTATCAACAGCGTGCGTAGGCGCGCCGCGAATAATAGTTTTAACGGCGTGCGTGCGGATAATTGCACGCCGCGggtaatcttgaactttcaacagcttgcaactttgcagcgtgcaatgtgcgccgcgaaaagcgaatttgcgcgctgcgaaaagccatttttgttgtagtggttGTTTTATATAGGtagtataaaaaaattagtataacaattaatttattttcacaaataagataaatattcttattataaatattgttactgttgtgaaaaagtaaaaatttacggtaaaaagtaaaaatctcaaactctcaaaattatcacactacacactttataatatttttctctcaactcaattgtgattttcttcacaaatgagagatctatttatagaaaatttttacaaataatccaaaaataaaatacatcattacctacatcatcacacactaattttcaatattcaacacctaattttacctaattttcaacattcaacattcacattttcaacacaaatatttttcacatttttaaataatttttcaacactcccccttgtaatgatgatcataatgattgtcttcattacgtgtttttatactgcctcgttaaaaaccttactaggaaaaacccattgggataaaaaccatagtaagggaaaaagagtgcagtcacgtaaactccccctcatgttgacacgaacaattcttcacagatttcgtagattgcgcatcccaatattatatatgtgctttctgaatattgtcgtaggaagtgcctttgtgaagagatctgatgagttttcacttgattgaatgtgacgaacatcaatacatttattcttctcaagctccttggtgaatgcgaagaacttaggaggaatatgtttagttctgtcgctttttatgtatccttctttcatttgagcaacacatgcagcattatcttcatatagtatcacaggcttctcgtcgaatgataatccgcatgagatttggatatgttgggtcattgattttaaccacacacattcacggcttgcttcatgtagtgcaataatctcggcatgatttgatgaagttgttacaagtgtttgtttctgtgaacgccaagaaattgcagtgcctccacgagtaaatacatatccagtttgagaacgtgctttgtgtggatcagataagtatccagcatcggcataaccaattatacttggattagcatcttttgaatacaaaagtcccaagtctgtcgttcctcgtagataacggaatatatgtttaattccgttccaatgtctctttgttggatatgtgctaaatcttgccaataaatttacggcaaaagatatatcaggccttgtacaatttgtaagatacataagggcaccgatagcacttagatatggtacttctggaccaagaatatcttcatcatcttcacatggacggaatggatccttttctatgtttaatgatctaacaaccattggagtacttaaaggatttgatttgtccatattaaaacgtttaaggatcttttctgtataatttgtctggtgaacaaatattccacattctttttgttcaatttgtaaacccagacaatacttggtttttccaagatccttcatttcaaattcttctttcaagtatgacacaacttcttgaatttccttatttgttccaatgatgtttaaatcatcaacatatacagcaataattacgcatccggatgttgttttcttaatgaaaacacaagggcatattgaattatttacatatccctttttcatcaagtgatcacttagcctattataccacattctgccggattgcttcaacccatataatgatcttagtaatttcacagaataacattctctgggttttgaactttgtgcttcaggcatcttaaatccttcagggattttcatatatatattactatcaagtgatccatataagtaggctgtaacaacatccataagacgcatttctaaattttcagatactgccaagctaatcaaataccgaaacgtaattgcatccatcacaggagaatacgtttcttcataatcaattccaggcctttgagaaaaaccttgtgcaacaagtcgagctttatatcttactatttcatttttctcatttcgctttcgaataaaaacccatttgtatccaacaggttttacaccttcaggtgtaaggactataggtccaaaaacattacgtttatttagcgaatccaattcaacctggatggcatctttccattttatccaatcctgccgatttttacattcaccaaaagattttggttcatgatcttcattatcatttatgatgtcgattgccacattataagaaaatatatcatcaatttcttctatatcttttcggttccatatttttccagtattaatataattgatagagatttcatgattctcgtcagtttgtggttctgacaaaacattttcatcatcatgtgtttcttcaggaacatcattctctattttgtgatcattatgtgtttcttcaggaacatcattctctattttgtgatcattgtgtttctctatgaattttctttttcgaggatttttatccttggaaccaactggccttccacgcttcaggcgtttaatgacatcatgactatcttcaatttgtttcttcggaatttcaattcgagcaggggcatttgcagcatgtatatatgatttagttaccccttttgtgtctgcaaatgcatctggtatttgatttgctattctttgcaagtgcacaatttgctgtacatctttttcacattgttttgttcttggatccagatgtaacaatgatgatacataccatgtaatttctttttcggtatgtttctgttctccccctaacattgggaagatttcctcattaaaatgacaatcagcaaaacgtgctgtgaacacgtcgcctgtctgtggttcaagatatcgaatgatcgatggactatcataaccaatataaattccaatctttctttgaggtcccat
This window of the Primulina huaijiensis isolate GDHJ02 chromosome 3, ASM1229523v2, whole genome shotgun sequence genome carries:
- the LOC140973575 gene encoding K(+) efflux antiporter 3, chloroplastic-like isoform X4, which codes for MLDAVACCYNPRGSDIVFQASSIKSISCVPRQRTQNLDVSCSCSHLAHEPLFSIHHRINYNLLYKKQNVFKITPLSSLGCGQGFCFLIYRHIEKFKFRVHSSLDVANAVDVINDLGMDTLTFLAVTVLVVPAFKKIKASPILGFFFAGIVLNQLGLIRNLIDVKILSEWGILFLLFEMGLELSLDRLRALAKFAFGLGLTQVLLSTLAFTAFELPPNGAVGTIILEFLFHSRPDLVNIRSVDEAVVIGAALSLSSSAFVLQLLAERGELPTKFGSATLGILLFQDIAVVPLLVVLPVLESQNFAQESIWPMLAEASLKALGGLGLLSLGGKYFLRRVFEVVADTRSSEAFVALCLLTVSGTSLITQKLGFSDTLGAFLAGALLAETNFRTQIEADIRPFRGLLLGLFFVTTGTSIDTQLLIREWPNVFSLLAGLITVKTLIITAIGPRVGLTLQESVRIGLLLSQGGEFGFVVFSLANRLGVLPLELNKLLIIVVVLSMALTPLLNEVGRKAADFIGEKFENESKTDDSVNFNASEPIVIVGFGRKAQVLANFLSTPLASGIDGVAGWPYVAFDLDPSIVKASRKLGFPVLYGDGSLPAVLQSAGIGSPKAVMVMYTGKKKTSEAVQRIRLAFPGVPIYAWARDMMHLLDLKKAGATDAILENAESSLQLGSKLLKGLGVMSDDVSFLSQLVRDSMELQAQDALERTNDPKVNVMKPLQVRVVDSMGAPPYSNEDEPQRIKRANEDITLDSPTTTNQSYNSELDLNDEEAKGVLYCEIDAENNTQSLIDGVDMKNPVGVTSEDT